The Lutibacter profundi region TAGTTTGCCAATGTATAAATTGCTGCAGCACCTAAACCTGCAGAAAAATAGAAAAATAAAAATTTATTTCGCCCCCACATTTGTTCCAAAGGGGTTCCAAAAGCCCAAAGAGCATACATATTAAATAAAATATGCATAAACCCTCCATGCATAAACATATGTGTTAAAATTTGCCACACACCAAAGTTTGGATTCATAGGGAAATGTAATGCAAATAAGTTTTGTAGGCCTAGGTTAGGTAATAATTGTGGAGCAATAAAAAATATTACATTAATAATTATTAAATGTTTAACAGCTTCGGTAATTCTTCCCATAATCTATAATAGTATGATGTTTAATGGTTAAATATTTTATCTATTTCTTCAATATTTATAGTTATAAATGTTGTTTTTCCAAAGGGTGATAAATCAGGTTGTTTACATATAAATAGTTTATTTACAATTTCTTCCTGTTCTTTTAAATTTAATATAGTACCCGTTTTAATGGCTAAACTTTTCGCAAGACTTTTTGCCATAATATCTAGTTGGCTAAAGCTAGCATTTGGGATGTCATTTTTTATATCTTCTAACAATTGTTCAATAATAATTGTAATTTGACTTTCAATAATGCCAGTAGGGATTCCATTTATAATGATAGCATCTCCTAAAATTTCATCAAATTTAAAACCAATATTTTCCAAATCTTCTTTAATTTCTTTTATCAGTTCAATGTCGTTCTTATTAAATGAAATTTCTAAAGGAAATAGTAGTTGTTGACTTACAGCTTCTTTTACAGTAATGTTTTCTAAAAACTCTTCATATAAAATACGTTGATGAGCCAAATTTTGATTGATATATACAATGCCAGATTTTATGCTACTCACAATGTATTTCTTATGAATTTGATATGTTTTATTTGTTGTATTTTCTTCAGAGAATAATGATGCATTTACGGTTTCAGATTCTACTTCAATATTATGAACATTTATATTGGTGTATAAACTCTTCCATTGTTGCTTCTTTTCACTTCTGAAAGGGTTAAAGTCTGGATTAACAGTTATTTTTGGCGTATTAGATTTTTTATCTTTGAAGTTGTAAGGTGTATCTAAGGATGCACTTCTTTCAAAGTCGAGAACAGGTCCAACATTGTATTGTCCTAAGCTGTGTTTAACTGTTGAATGTAAAATGGCATACAGTGTTTTTTCATCATCAAATTTAATTTCTGTTTTTGTAGGATGAATATTAATATCAATACTTTTGGGAGGTACAGTTAAGTATAAGAAATAGGATGGATGATATCCGCTAGAGAGTAGGCTTTCAAAAGCACTTGTAACTGCATGATTTAAATAGGCATTTTTAATGAAACGATTATTTACAAAAAAGAATTGTTCACCTCTTTTTTTCTTAGCGAATTCAGGTTTAGCAACAAATCCATTAATTTCAATAATGTCGGTTACTTCATTTATTGGTACTAGTTTTTCATTGGTTTTTTTACCAAAAACAGTCACAATTCGTTGGCGTAAATTACTTGAACCTAAGTGGTAAATTTCATTATCATTATGATAAAGTGAAAATGAAATAGTTGGATGTGCTAAAACAACTCGTTGAAATTCATTAATAATATGGCGAGTTTCTATGGTATTTGATTTTAAGAAATTTCTTCGAGCAGGAATATTATAAAATAAATGTTTCACGGCTATTGAAGTTCCTTTTGGTGTTGAAATATTTTCTTGAAAGATAATATTACTGCCTTCTATTTTTATATAAGTTCCTAATTCTTGGCCCTCTTGTTTGGATTTTAAATCTACATGAGATATGGCAGCAATAGACGCCAATGCTTCACCTCTAAAACCTTTTGTATGTATATTAAATAAGTCTTCTGCTTTTTTTATTTTTGATGTAGCATGGCGTTCAAAACTAAGTCTGGCATCAGTTCTACTCATTCCATTACCGTTATCAATTACTTGGATAAGTGTTTTTCCTGCTTCCTTAATTAGAAGTTTAATAACAGTTGCTTCTGCATCTATGGCATTTTCTAGCAATTCTTTAACTACTGAAGCAGGTCTTTGTACAACTTCACCTGCTGCAATTTGATTTGCAACATGGTCGGGTAGTAGTTGAATAATATCAGGCATTAGAATAAAGTATGTAAGTCAAGAATATAAGCGGCAATACCAACTAAAATAGCTATTATAATTGCCAATCTCAAGTTAGAAGATTTATTAGTAGCACTTCTTTTACTTTTTACCCAGTCATTTTTTAAATTGTTTTTTGTGAGCGTAATTTTAGAGCTTTGATTTGTTTTATCTTTATTTCCATGATATTTTTCTTCTAAATTCCGCAAACGTTCCTTCCTTTCGTTGTAGAAACGAGGTTTATAATCAAATACATAATGAGCGCGAGGCTTAAATAATTTGCCGAACATAAAATTTAAATTAATCTGTAAAAACCAAAAATACAGAATTATAAAGTGGTGGTCAAGTTTTGTGAATAAGAAGTCTGTTAAAACTCTCTTAAAGCTGCCATTTTAATTGCTGCAATAGCACATTCAATTCCCTTATTTCCCAGTTTTCCTCCAGAGCGATCAATAGATTGTTGTTTAGTATTATCTGTTAAAACACAAAAAATTACAGGAATATCGTATTTAACATTTAAGTCTTTAATGCCTTGTGTAACAGCATCACATACAAAATCAAAATGCTTTGTTTCTCCTTGAATAACATTGCCAATGGCTATAATAGCATCTAATTTTTGAGTTTCTATCATTCGTTTACATCCAAAAATAAGTTCAAAACTTCCAGGCACATCCCAACGCAAGATGTTTTTTTTAGATACACCATTTTCTAAAAATGCTTTTTGAGCCCCTAAAAATAAGTTATCAGTAATATCAGGATTCCATTCTGAAACAACAATCCCAAACCGAAAATTTTTCGCGTTTGGGATTGTTGTTTCATCGTAATAAGATAAATTAGTTGTTGCCATTACATCTTATTTTTTTGATGCATAGGTTGCTTTACTAATATAAATATCAATATTTTTTGCCTCGTCAGAGGTAGGGTAATCTGATTTAATTCTATTAAATAGTTCTAGAGCCTTAGAATATTGTTCTAAATCCATAGCCGTATTTCCTGCTTTAAAAAGAAAGAGAGGTGTAGAAAAATTATTATCTCTTAAATTAGCTGCTTTTAAATAGTAATCTAAAGCATCTTCAGGTTGATCTATGTCTGAAAATGCATCACCAATAGCACCTTTAGCAATAGGAGCTAATAACTCATCTTCTGAAGTGTATTTTTCTAAATAGTCTATAGCTTCTTTATATTTTTTTAATTTTAAATAAGAAATCCCAGCATAATAGTTAGCTATATTACCAGCCTTGGTTCCTTTATATTCATTCGCAATATCAATAAATCCATATTTCCCATCAGCGCCATTTAAGCCTAAATTAAGTAGAGAATCTACCGCTACTAAACTTTTATTCGCTTCTTCAAAATAAACTTTTGGAAAAGCTAACTCGTTTGCAGCTTCTTTTTCTTTAGGAGCTTTTATATATTTTTGATATGGTAAATAACTTAAAATTAAGACGACTATTAAACTCAGAACAATAAAAATTGTTTTTTGATTTTTTATTACCCATTTTTCTGATTTTGAAGCAGTTTCATCTAACGTATTAAATACTTCAGCCGTTGTTGATTTATCTTCAACAGAAGCATGTTTCTTTTTTGCTTTACTTCCAGTCTTTTTATATGTTGCCATTTAATGTAAAATTTGTAGGCGCAAAAATAGCCATTTTAATTGGAAAGTAAAAATGCAATTATATCAAAATTTTCATTTATTTTCAATAATTTTAGAAATTCAAAAATAATACATGTATTTACAAAAAATAACATTGGTGAATTTTAAAAATTTTGAAACTCAAACATTTGATTTTCAGGAAAAAATAAACTGTTTTGTGGGGAACAATGGTGTAGGGAAAACCAACGTTTTAGATGCTATTTATTATTTATCTTTTGCAAAAAGTTATTTTAATCCGGTGGCTACACAAAATATTAGGCATTCTGAAGATTTTTTTATGATTGAAGGAGAATATCAAATAGACAACAAAATTGAGACCGTAATTTGTAGTTTGAAACGAGGAAGCAAAAAAGTAGTTAAACGAAATGGTAAAATTTATGAAAAATTTTCTGATCATATTGGTTATTTACCCTTGGTTATAATTTCACCTGCAGATAGAGATTTAATAACTGACGGAAGTGATACAAGAAGGAAATTTATAGATAGTGTTATTTCACAATCAGATAATAAATATTTACAAACTTTAATAAAATATAATAAAGTATTAGTACAACGTAATTCTTTGTTGAAATATTTTGCCGTTAACAGAACTTTTGATGCATTAAATTTAAAAGTTTATGACGAACAACTGGCTAGGTATGGAAATATAGTTTATGAAAAAAGGAAAATATTTTTAAATGAGTTTATTCCAATTTTTAAAAATAGATATAAAATAATTTCTAATAGCTTAGAAAGTGTTGCTTTAATTTATAAATCACAACTGAATGAAGGAGTTTTTTTAGAATTATTGGCTCAAAGTGTAGCTAGGGATCGCGTTTTACAATATACAAGTACAGGAATTCATAAGGATGATTTAACTTTTGAAATTGATGGACATCCTATTAAAAAATTCGGATCTCAAGGGCAGCAAAAGTCTTATTTAATAGCGTTAAAATTAGCTCAGTTTGATTTTATCAAGGCTCAATCTAATGTAAAACCAATTTTGTTGTTAGATGATATTTTTGATAAACTGGATGATTTAAGAGTAGCTCAAATAATAAGTTTAGTAAATAAAGATGAGTTTGGGCAGTTATTTATAAGTGATACACATAAAGAACGTACTGAAGCTGCTGTAAAAGTAACAAAGCAACCATATAAAATATTTCAATTGTAATGGCAAAACGGCAAAATGAATTTCATTCAATAAAAGATTTAATGAAAGATGTTATTAAAGAAAATAAGTTAACTAAAGGAATGCTTCAACTTTCA contains the following coding sequences:
- the recF gene encoding DNA replication/repair protein RecF (All proteins in this family for which functions are known are DNA-binding proteins that assist the filamentation of RecA onto DNA for the initiation of recombination or recombinational repair.); translated protein: MYLQKITLVNFKNFETQTFDFQEKINCFVGNNGVGKTNVLDAIYYLSFAKSYFNPVATQNIRHSEDFFMIEGEYQIDNKIETVICSLKRGSKKVVKRNGKIYEKFSDHIGYLPLVIISPADRDLITDGSDTRRKFIDSVISQSDNKYLQTLIKYNKVLVQRNSLLKYFAVNRTFDALNLKVYDEQLARYGNIVYEKRKIFLNEFIPIFKNRYKIISNSLESVALIYKSQLNEGVFLELLAQSVARDRVLQYTSTGIHKDDLTFEIDGHPIKKFGSQGQQKSYLIALKLAQFDFIKAQSNVKPILLLDDIFDKLDDLRVAQIISLVNKDEFGQLFISDTHKERTEAAVKVTKQPYKIFQL
- the ribH gene encoding 6,7-dimethyl-8-ribityllumazine synthase; the protein is MATTNLSYYDETTIPNAKNFRFGIVVSEWNPDITDNLFLGAQKAFLENGVSKKNILRWDVPGSFELIFGCKRMIETQKLDAIIAIGNVIQGETKHFDFVCDAVTQGIKDLNVKYDIPVIFCVLTDNTKQQSIDRSGGKLGNKGIECAIAAIKMAALREF
- a CDS encoding tetratricopeptide repeat protein, with protein sequence MATYKKTGSKAKKKHASVEDKSTTAEVFNTLDETASKSEKWVIKNQKTIFIVLSLIVVLILSYLPYQKYIKAPKEKEAANELAFPKVYFEEANKSLVAVDSLLNLGLNGADGKYGFIDIANEYKGTKAGNIANYYAGISYLKLKKYKEAIDYLEKYTSEDELLAPIAKGAIGDAFSDIDQPEDALDYYLKAANLRDNNFSTPLFLFKAGNTAMDLEQYSKALELFNRIKSDYPTSDEAKNIDIYISKATYASKK
- the mutL gene encoding DNA mismatch repair endonuclease MutL; the encoded protein is MPDIIQLLPDHVANQIAAGEVVQRPASVVKELLENAIDAEATVIKLLIKEAGKTLIQVIDNGNGMSRTDARLSFERHATSKIKKAEDLFNIHTKGFRGEALASIAAISHVDLKSKQEGQELGTYIKIEGSNIIFQENISTPKGTSIAVKHLFYNIPARRNFLKSNTIETRHIINEFQRVVLAHPTISFSLYHNDNEIYHLGSSNLRQRIVTVFGKKTNEKLVPINEVTDIIEINGFVAKPEFAKKKRGEQFFFVNNRFIKNAYLNHAVTSAFESLLSSGYHPSYFLYLTVPPKSIDINIHPTKTEIKFDDEKTLYAILHSTVKHSLGQYNVGPVLDFERSASLDTPYNFKDKKSNTPKITVNPDFNPFRSEKKQQWKSLYTNINVHNIEVESETVNASLFSEENTTNKTYQIHKKYIVSSIKSGIVYINQNLAHQRILYEEFLENITVKEAVSQQLLFPLEISFNKNDIELIKEIKEDLENIGFKFDEILGDAIIINGIPTGIIESQITIIIEQLLEDIKNDIPNASFSQLDIMAKSLAKSLAIKTGTILNLKEQEEIVNKLFICKQPDLSPFGKTTFITINIEEIDKIFNH